The Pelagicoccus sp. SDUM812003 genome segment GCTTCACCAACACCCTCGGGGAACGGCTCCTGGACGAAAACGGCAGCGCCGCCTTGCAGGGACGCCAGCTGCTGTACGACGGCGGAAACGCCCGGGCCCGCATCCGCGAAGCTCGAGCGAACCTGAAGACGAGCCAGCATTCCTTGGAACGGGTCCGCCAGGACGTCGCCCTCGAGCTGGCCATCTCCTACGTCAACATTCTCAAATTCACCCACCTCACCGAGCTGGCGGAACAAAATGTAAGCCTGCATCGCGAATCGCTGCAAAAGATCGAGAGCAAGTTCGAAGCCGGCGCGGGCCCGCGGGCCGATGTCATGCTGGTGCGGGGTCGCCTCGCCATGGCTCAAGCGGGTCTGGAGGCCCGAAAGCGTCAGCTCAAAAGCGCCCACACCGCCTACCTGAAGCTGACCGGAGCCCTGCCCGGTGAGCTGATCGAACCTGAGTTTCCGGAATGGGCCATGCCCAATTCCATCGACGAAATCGATTTCTCGAAAAACCCGGAGGTGCGGGTGGCTCGCTCCGAGCTGGAGGCCACCGTCTCCCGTCGCGACTCAGCGGAAAGCGCCTATCGGCCTCGCCTCAATTTCGTGGTGGAGGGAAACGCTCTTGAATCCGGCCGCTACGAGCACTTGCAAGAGGACGCCACCGCTCTGCTCACCCTTTCCTACAACCTCTTCGACGGCGGCAAACGCAAAGCCGAAGTCCGCAAAGCCAACGCCCATATCACCGAGGCGGACTGGAAGCTGCAGGACGCCCTTGCGGAAACGGAAACCGCTTTCGCCAACGCCTGGAACGAACTCGTCAGCATCGAGGAGCGTATTTACCTTCTGGAGACGCATCGCGACGCCATCGAATCCGTAGTCGACGCCTACCATGAGCAGTTCGAACTAGGGAAACGACCGCTCATCAATCTGCTCGACGTGGAAAACGAACTTTTCTCCGCCCGCTCGTCTGTGCAAGAGGAGCGTTTCAATCGTCTTCAGGCCGCCTACCGCATCCTCGCCGCAACGGGCGAACTCGTATCCACCCTTCTCTGACACATCGCCCCATCCCTAAGGATCCCTACCATATGAACGACGCATCAAATCCGGAAACTCCCAAAGGCCAACTTCGCGTACTCATCGTCGAAGACTCGAAGATCGAGGCCAAGTTCACCGCGAACCTTCTCAAGAAGAATGGCTACCAGGTGACAAGCGAGCGCGTGGAGACCGAGGAGGACATGACGCGTCAGATCGAGCAGCACGAATGGGATTTGGTGATCTCGGACTACCAGATGCCCGACTTCGACGGAATGCGAGCGCTCAAGGTTTTCAAACGGTACGAGCTAGAAATCCCGTTCATCCTCGTCTCTGGAAAGATCGGGGAAGAAGCGGCGGTGGACCTCATGAAGCAGGGCGCCCACGACTACATCATGAAGGGCAATACCACCCGATTGATCCCTGCTATCGAGAGCCAGCTGAAGGTCGCAGCCAATCGTCGCGAACGTCGCCGCCTGGAGCAGAAGCTCCGCGAAAGCGAAGCCCAGTACCGCGGTTTCTTCGAAAACGCTGCGATCGGCATCTTTCGATGCGAGGAGGATTCGCGTATCCAGGATGTTAATCGTTTTCTAGCCCACGCTCTAGGTTTCGAGAGCAGAGAAGACTGCATTCGCGTGCTGGAAAAGTTGATACCTGAGGTCTACGACGCCCAGACCCGCCAAGCCACCACGGTAGAGCTTGCGGATCAAGCCAGACAAGGCGGACGTTTCGAAGCGGTCTTCCATCGTCAAAACGGTTCCGTGATGGAAGCCATCGTAAACGTCTGGGCGATCGAGGACGAAACGAGACGCACCACGTATCTTGAGGGAACCATCGAGGATGTGACCGAGCAGCGCGAAATGGAACGTAAACTACGCGAGATGGAGCAGCTCCACGAGTCGCTCATCGACCTGACCTCCAACCTCTAATGATCTCCGACCAAAACAAGCAACGTTTGGCCCCTGCCGGAGCTGGTCCGACCCGTAGGGCCAAGGCGCCTGCCTCGCCGCCTAAGGCCGAGCCCAAGGAAACGGCGGAACCCGCCGTGAACCCCATCGACGATCCATTGCTCGACAGCCTGGTGCTGCTTGGAAAGTTGCACGATCGGCAGCTCTCCCCCGACATGCTGGTCGCTGGTCTTCCATTGGTCGAGAATCGCCTCACTCCTCGCCTTTTCGTTCGAGCTGCCGAATCGGCGGGCTTTTCTGCTCGCATCGTCAAGCGCGACCTGAGCTCCATCCCGCAGCTGGTGTACCCTTGCGTGCTCCTGCTCAAAAACAATCGAGCCGCCTTGCTGGTGGGAAAGAACGAGAGCGGCTACAGGATCGTTCTGCCGGAAACCGGTTCTGGCGAAGAGCTGCTGGACGAAGCGACGTTGAAATCCGAATACATCGGCTCCGCGATCTTCGTGAAACCGGAGTTCAAGTTCGACGCCCGGGCCGATAAGGCCGAGCAGCACGTTCGCTCCAAGAACTGGTTTTGGGGCACGCTCTGGAAATACCGCGGCGTCTATCGCAACGTGCTGCTGGCTGCGGTGTTCATCAATCTCTTCGCCATCGCAGGCTCATTGTTCGTGATGAACGTCTACGATCGCGTGATTCCCAACAACGCCATGGACACCCTTTGGGTCCTCGCTTCGGGGGTCACCCTCGTCTACTGCTTCGACTTTCTGCTGAAGATGCTGCGCGGCGCCTTGATCGACAAGGCGGGCAAAAACGCCGACGTGCTGCTCTCCAGCTTCATCTTCCAGCGCGTGCTGGGGATCAAGATGGAGAACAAACCCGCCTCCGCAGGCAGTTTCGCCAATCAAGTAAAGGGCTACGAAAGCCTGCGGGAGTTCTTCACCAGCGCCAGCTTGGCCACCATCGTCGATCTGCCGTTCGTGATCTTCTTCATCGCCTTTATGTATTTCCTAGCCGGCTGGATCGCCCTGATTCCCTTGGCTGGCATCGTTCTCATCCTAGTCGTGGGTTCTATCCTTCACATTCCATTGCGCAAAGCGGCGGAGATCTCGCAGGGCGCCTCCGCCCAGAAGCACGCTTTGCTGGTGGAAGCGATCGGCGGCTTCGAAGCGATCCGCGGCCTTTCCGCTGGTGGGCTCTTCCAGCGCCGCATGGAAAACTTCCTAGGCAGCTCGGCGAAGAGCGAAGTCGCCACACGCCGAATTTCCTCGGCGGCGACCAACTTCACCGTCTTCATCACGCAGATGGTTTCCGTGATCATCGTCGTCGCATCCGTATACCGGATACGCGAAGGAGAAATGAGCATGGGAGCCCTGATCGGATGCACCATCCTTAGCGGTCGAGCCATGGGGCCCATCGGACAGGTCGCCGCCCTTCTCTCCCGACTGCAGCAGTCGCTGGTATCCCTAAAGGGGCTGAACGAGATCGTAGACCTGCCGCAGGAGCGCGATCCGGGCCGCAACTACATTCGAAAGGCGGACTTCAAGCCGAGCATCGAATTCAAGGAGGTGACCTTCGCCTATTCCGAGGATTCCGAACCGGCCGTCCGCAACGCCTCCTTCACTATCGAACCAGGGGAAAAGGTCGCCATTCTGGGACGCGTGGGCTCCGGCAAAAGCACCTTGCTTCGTCTCATTCTCGGCTTTTACCAGCCTACCTCCGGCATGATCCTGGTCAATGGCACCGACATTCGCCAGCTGGATCCGGCCGAGCTGCGCCGAAGACTTGGATACATCGCCCAGGACAACAGCCTCTTTTTCGGCTCGCTCAAGGAAAACATCCTCATGGGCGCCCCATGGGCCGACGAGGAACAGTTGCTCGAAGCGTCCCGGCTCTCCGGCGTGGAGCGCTACGCCAGCCGTCACCCCCTAGGCTACGATCTTCCTATCGGCGAGCGTGGGGAGCGCCTTTCTGGCGGTCAACGTCAGGCCATCAATATCGCCCGCGCCATTCTGCCGAAGCCACCGGTACTCGTCATGGACGAGCCGACCAGCGCCATGGACGCCAACGCGGAGCGCGAATTCATCGCCAACATGGAGAAATATGGAAACGAAGGCGGCCGTACCCTGGTGCTCTCGACCCATAAACCTTCCATGCTCAAACTTGCAGATCGCATCATCGTGATGGACCAAGGCCGCATCGCGGCTAACGGCCCCAAGGCGGAAGTGATGCGACAACTCTCAGCCGGAGCGGGAAGAAACTAATGTCTGATTCCATGAATACGCCAAACAATCCCGGCAATCCGGACAGCGCTTCGTCCCCCGAGAACCAGACCCGCGAGGCGGCCGCCGCCCCCAAGGCTCAGGCCCCGAAGCTCAAGTCGAGCGATCTCGATTTCGTGGCCGATGCCAAAGCAGCCTTTCTGGAAAACCGCAGCCCCTACGCCAGCCTGCTGCTCTTTCTCATCGTGGGCATCATCAGCGCCTGCGTCTACTGGGCCACCACCTCGGAAGTTGATGAGATCACACGGGGACAAGGGAAAGTCATTCCCACCGACTCGCTTCAGGTGGTGCAAAGCCTGGAAGGCGGCATCCTGGCGGAGCTTTTCGTCCAGCAAGGCCAGACCGTGGAGAAAGGCCAGTCGCTCGCACGCATCGACGATACGGCATTCACCGCGGCCCTGAGGGAAAACATCGCTCAACGCGACAACCTGCTCGCCACGGTGGCTCGCCTCGAGGCCGAGGCCAACGATCTCGAGCGTATCCAGTTTCCGGAATACGTAAGCAAGCATCGCCAGGATTTGGTGAAAAGCGAAACTCGTCTATTCGAAAGTCGCCGCAGCAACTTGAAGCGCTCAATCCAGCACCTGACAAAGAGTTTGGAGCTAAAAAACAAGGAGCTTTCCATGACGCGTCCGCTGGCTGAAAGAGGTATCGTTTCGCAAGTCGAGCTGCTCCGTCTCGAAAATGCGGTCAACGATACCGAAAGCGAGCTGGCTCGTATCCAAAACGAATATACAAAAGAGGTCTTGACCAAGCGCAACGAGGGCAAGGCGAAGCTGGAGCAGATCGCCCAGAGTATCGCCGCCTACGAGGACAAGATCCGCCGAGCGACCATTCTCTCCCCCACCCTCGGCACCATCAATAAAATCCACTTCAAAACCATCGGCGGCGTCATCCGCTCAGGCGAGCCCATCGTGGAGATCGTGCCTCAAGAGAGCGACCTGATCGTGGAGGCTGACGTATCGCCATCCGACATCGGCTTCATTCATCCAGGCCAGGAAGCGACCGTCAAACTCACCGCTTACGATTTCTCTATCTACGGCGGCCTCAAAGGCGTCGTCGAACAAATCAGCGCCGACACTTTCACCAACGAACGGGGTGAAAGCTTTTACAAGATCCGCGTTCGAACAGGCGAACGTTCGCTCCATACAAGTGATGCTGAACTGAAGGTCATCCCCGGCATGCAAGTCCAAGTGGACATCCTAACGGGGAAGAAAACCATCGCCGAATACGTATTCAAACCACTCCTACGGGCGAAGATGAACGCCCTTACGGAGCGCTAGCGGATCGGGAGCGATTGCCCTCAGGCTCTCAAAAAAGAAGGCCGCCACGAGACGCGGCGACCTTCTACCCATTGAATAAATCGCATTCGCGATCTAAAAGTCTAATACGAAAGCTGGCCCCTCACTCTAAAGCCGCTGACCGTTTCCTCTACGCTCTCAGTCGATCCCGGTCCCGAGATTGCGGAACTGCCATCGCCCAATTCGTATCCTACAGAGAGCTTAAGGTGATCGCCATCAATCAGGTAGTTAATCCCTAAATACAAGGAATCTACACGCTCGTAGGCGTAGCCCGAAGCGGGCGCCTTACGAATGGCGGAAGAAAGCTTGAGAGGGGCTCCATCGGTATCCACCGAAGACAGACGAGCAACCCATTCGAAATCGGACAAAAACGAATGCGACGCCTCGGCATGCCATCCAAACGCGTTGGCAACTTCCCCCGAAGACAGGTCGATCGCTCCCCCCGTCGCCTCGAAGAGCAGATTGTAGCCCTTCACAAGAGCGCCACCGAACAGCGAAACGCCGGCAATCTCCCTCTCATTTTCCATGGCCTGATAGCCAAGATCGAGCCCAAGCTGGAAATGGCTCCCATCGGA includes the following:
- a CDS encoding TolC family outer membrane protein, whose protein sequence is MSALSGQSLREALEIALERYPKTKALESRVAGEEQRLSIERASLRPQLSLNLRGGEERFTNTLGERLLDENGSAALQGRQLLYDGGNARARIREARANLKTSQHSLERVRQDVALELAISYVNILKFTHLTELAEQNVSLHRESLQKIESKFEAGAGPRADVMLVRGRLAMAQAGLEARKRQLKSAHTAYLKLTGALPGELIEPEFPEWAMPNSIDEIDFSKNPEVRVARSELEATVSRRDSAESAYRPRLNFVVEGNALESGRYEHLQEDATALLTLSYNLFDGGKRKAEVRKANAHITEADWKLQDALAETETAFANAWNELVSIEERIYLLETHRDAIESVVDAYHEQFELGKRPLINLLDVENELFSARSSVQEERFNRLQAAYRILAATGELVSTLL
- a CDS encoding response regulator, which translates into the protein MNDASNPETPKGQLRVLIVEDSKIEAKFTANLLKKNGYQVTSERVETEEDMTRQIEQHEWDLVISDYQMPDFDGMRALKVFKRYELEIPFILVSGKIGEEAAVDLMKQGAHDYIMKGNTTRLIPAIESQLKVAANRRERRRLEQKLRESEAQYRGFFENAAIGIFRCEEDSRIQDVNRFLAHALGFESREDCIRVLEKLIPEVYDAQTRQATTVELADQARQGGRFEAVFHRQNGSVMEAIVNVWAIEDETRRTTYLEGTIEDVTEQREMERKLREMEQLHESLIDLTSNL
- a CDS encoding type I secretion system permease/ATPase; this encodes MISDQNKQRLAPAGAGPTRRAKAPASPPKAEPKETAEPAVNPIDDPLLDSLVLLGKLHDRQLSPDMLVAGLPLVENRLTPRLFVRAAESAGFSARIVKRDLSSIPQLVYPCVLLLKNNRAALLVGKNESGYRIVLPETGSGEELLDEATLKSEYIGSAIFVKPEFKFDARADKAEQHVRSKNWFWGTLWKYRGVYRNVLLAAVFINLFAIAGSLFVMNVYDRVIPNNAMDTLWVLASGVTLVYCFDFLLKMLRGALIDKAGKNADVLLSSFIFQRVLGIKMENKPASAGSFANQVKGYESLREFFTSASLATIVDLPFVIFFIAFMYFLAGWIALIPLAGIVLILVVGSILHIPLRKAAEISQGASAQKHALLVEAIGGFEAIRGLSAGGLFQRRMENFLGSSAKSEVATRRISSAATNFTVFITQMVSVIIVVASVYRIREGEMSMGALIGCTILSGRAMGPIGQVAALLSRLQQSLVSLKGLNEIVDLPQERDPGRNYIRKADFKPSIEFKEVTFAYSEDSEPAVRNASFTIEPGEKVAILGRVGSGKSTLLRLILGFYQPTSGMILVNGTDIRQLDPAELRRRLGYIAQDNSLFFGSLKENILMGAPWADEEQLLEASRLSGVERYASRHPLGYDLPIGERGERLSGGQRQAINIARAILPKPPVLVMDEPTSAMDANAEREFIANMEKYGNEGGRTLVLSTHKPSMLKLADRIIVMDQGRIAANGPKAEVMRQLSAGAGRN
- a CDS encoding HlyD family type I secretion periplasmic adaptor subunit; the encoded protein is MNTPNNPGNPDSASSPENQTREAAAAPKAQAPKLKSSDLDFVADAKAAFLENRSPYASLLLFLIVGIISACVYWATTSEVDEITRGQGKVIPTDSLQVVQSLEGGILAELFVQQGQTVEKGQSLARIDDTAFTAALRENIAQRDNLLATVARLEAEANDLERIQFPEYVSKHRQDLVKSETRLFESRRSNLKRSIQHLTKSLELKNKELSMTRPLAERGIVSQVELLRLENAVNDTESELARIQNEYTKEVLTKRNEGKAKLEQIAQSIAAYEDKIRRATILSPTLGTINKIHFKTIGGVIRSGEPIVEIVPQESDLIVEADVSPSDIGFIHPGQEATVKLTAYDFSIYGGLKGVVEQISADTFTNERGESFYKIRVRTGERSLHTSDAELKVIPGMQVQVDILTGKKTIAEYVFKPLLRAKMNALTER